The proteins below come from a single Mya arenaria isolate MELC-2E11 chromosome 8, ASM2691426v1 genomic window:
- the LOC128244838 gene encoding glucose-fructose oxidoreductase domain-containing protein 1-like, with protein MRKMLPGIGVFGTSPSIRSFVAILNSCGFRVVALWGRVKSEADHLAQELRIPISTDNVDEILLNKDVDVIVISCPPHMQSPIAVKALGIGKHVLCGTPAGPTQIESHKMVHAAGYYPKLVARMIYGLRYLPTINSMRRLIDEGFLGEVKICEIRVNFWNYPKEKFDWTCDETMGGGVLNSIGSNLIDVVTYLTSQKAISVQGLLKTYTKQTEKIKGIREITSDDFCSFQLELDCGACTTVTINSHMPGQFYQEIVIVGTKARLTAKGADLYGQKNDSRKEELLHFDPINFKEEERYGVSEKTRSVIPTPYLKGIIRMMESVKEAFDKEEERQSYCQEMLENAATFEDSVYVQTVIDAIRKSNRSKEWVKVEVKTEEPPSPILPHGAGKNSGSLVQ; from the exons ATGCGGAAGATGCTGCCTGGTATTGGAGTGTTTGGGACATCCCCAAGTATCCGCTCATTTGTGGCCATTCTGAACTCTTGTGGATTCAG agtGGTTGCTCTTTGGGGCCGTGTGAAATCAGAAGCAGATCACCTAGCTCAAGAGCTGAGAATTCCCATCAGTACTGATAATGTAGATGAAATCTTACTAAACAAAGATGTAGACGTTATTGTCATCAGCTGTCCACCCCATATGCAGTCTCCAATAGCAGTAAAAGCCCTTGGCATtggaaaacatgttttgtgtgGGACACCGGCAGGACCAACGCAGATTGAATCTCATAAGATGGTACATGCAGCTGGGTACTATCCAAAACTTGTGGCTAGGATGATCTACGGTCTTAGGTATTTACCTACCATCAACTCTATGAGAAGGTTGATAGATGAGGGATTCCTTGGGGAGGTAAAGATCTGTGAAATTAGAGTAAACTTCTGGAACTATCCAAAGGAGAAGTTTGACTGGACATGTGATGAAACTATGGGTGGTGGGGTTTTAAACTCCATTGGCAGCAATCTCATTGACGTTGTCACATACTTGACCTCGCAGAAGGCAATCAGTGTTCAAGGCCTTCTGAAAACTTACACCAAACAGACTGAAAAAATTAAGGGCATTAGAGAAATAACAAGTGATGACTTTTGCTCCTTCCAACTGGAGCTTGACTGTGGAGCTTGCACTACTGTAACTATAAATTCCCACATGCCAGGCCAGTTTTACCAAGAAATTGTCATAGTTGGAACAAAAGCAAGGCTTACAGCTAAAGGAGCCGATCTTTACGGGCAAAAGAATGACTCAAGAAAAGAAGAATTACTTCACTTTGACCCGATTAACTTTAAAGAAGAGGAAAGGTATGGGGTATCAGAGAAGACGCGTTCAGTAATACCCACACCTTACCTGAAAGGTATAATTAGAATGATGGAAAGTGTGAAAGAAGCCTTTGATAAGGAAGAAGAAAGACAAAGCTACTGTCAGGAGATGCTGGAAAATGCTGCCACCTTTGAGGACTCCGTGTATGTTCAGACTGTCATTGACGCTATAAGGAAATCAAATCGGAGCAAGGAGTGGGTGAAGGTTGAAGTTAAGACAGAGGAGCCACCAAGTCCAATTCTCCCACATGGGGCAGGGAAAAACTCTGGCTCACTTGTGCAATAA